One genomic region from Antedon mediterranea chromosome 3, ecAntMedi1.1, whole genome shotgun sequence encodes:
- the LOC140044570 gene encoding uncharacterized protein, whose amino-acid sequence MVLRYFVLSLVFLYVFTLFPRDIEGSFLSDVSDGISQQINAISQSDFLKRTQVKWGSAERKAKKVVSLVQDGKLGLEIQQFISKNLKSTIGVPITQLEDFLKFLDRSLLEICLLICWILSGVLLSKVFSGSSTLFAMCVSLLLHAIYGPVWSMMQFIITIGTFGYCVSLIANNLVLLTLTFSTLFVAHKFFGILRGAPEPTLSDINLRICNLQTRQIDLDSRLQNIEELLQKK is encoded by the exons ATGGTTCTCAGATATTTTGTACTTTCTCTGgtatttttatatgtatttactTTATTTCCGAGGGATATTGAAGGTTCATTTTTAAGTGATGTATCCGATGGTATTTCACAACAAATTAATGCAATCAGTCAATCAGATTTTCTTAAGCGAACTCAAGTG aaatgGGGTAGCGCCGAAAGGAAAGCCAAAAAAGTTGTGAGCTTGGTACAGGATGGGAAGCTTGGATTAGAAATTCAACAATTTATCAGCAAAAATTTGAAATCTACTATTGGAGTaccaa TTACCCAGCTAGAAGATTTCTTGAAGTTTTTGGACCGGTCCTTACTAGAAATATGCCTCCTGATCTGCTGGATTCTCTCTGGTGTTTTGTTAAGTAAAGTGTTTAGCGGATCAAGTACGCTATTTGCCATGTGTGTCAGTCTTTTACTACATGCCATATATGGCCCTGTATGGAGTATGATGCAGTTTATCATTACAATAG GGACGTTTGGATACTGTGTTAGTCTAATTGCAAACAATCTTGTTCTTCTGACTTTGACGTTTTCAACGCTTTTTGTGGCACACAAGTTTTTCGGTATCCTACGAGGGGCGCCAGAACCAACTCTATCCGATATTAATCTTCGTATTTGCAACCTTCAAACACGACAAATTGATTTAGATTCACGGCTCCAAAATATTGAAGAATTATTACAGAAGAAATAG